From Skermanella sp. TT6, a single genomic window includes:
- a CDS encoding HAD family hydrolase, giving the protein MPRSADPSIAVFDIGGVLIDWNPRYLYRKLFAEDTAAMEEFLATVCTPDWNLQQDAGRPWKEAVEELSARHPEKAELIAAYDLEWDEMVPGPIPDTADIVWDLKRRGQKVYCITNFSVDKLDRARRRFDVLNAFDGIVVSGEVRLLKPDPAIYRRLLDDHGLSAGDTLFIDDVEKNVEGARHVGMHAVRFTDAGSLRRDLARYGML; this is encoded by the coding sequence ATGCCGAGATCTGCCGACCCCAGCATCGCCGTGTTCGACATCGGCGGTGTTCTCATCGACTGGAACCCCCGATACCTGTACCGCAAGCTGTTCGCGGAAGATACCGCCGCCATGGAGGAATTCCTCGCGACCGTCTGTACGCCCGACTGGAACCTTCAGCAGGACGCCGGGCGGCCTTGGAAGGAGGCGGTCGAGGAACTGAGCGCCCGCCATCCCGAAAAGGCGGAGCTGATCGCGGCTTACGACCTGGAGTGGGACGAGATGGTGCCGGGTCCCATCCCGGACACCGCCGACATCGTGTGGGACCTGAAGCGGCGCGGACAAAAGGTGTACTGCATCACCAACTTCTCGGTGGACAAGCTGGACCGGGCGCGCCGGCGCTTCGACGTGCTGAACGCCTTCGACGGCATCGTCGTTTCGGGCGAGGTGCGCCTGCTGAAGCCCGATCCCGCGATCTACCGCCGCCTGCTGGACGACCACGGCCTGTCGGCGGGTGACACGCTGTTCATCGACGACGTGGAAAAGAACGTCGAGGGCGCCCGGCACGTCGGCATGCACGCGGTCCGCTTCACCGATGCCGGATCCCTGCGCAGGGACCTGGCCCGGTATGGGATGCTCTGA
- a CDS encoding pyridoxal phosphate-dependent aminotransferase, with the protein MSLKIAKRGAISPFIVMEVMRAAAEREAAGGDVLHLEVGQPSTGAPAAVIEAAKKALDGDRLGYTDALGIPPLRSAIARFYHDRYGLPVPERRVVVTTGSSAGFLLGFLAAFEPGDRVAMAAPSYPAYRNILMALGIVPIEMPAGPETRFQPTVELLEGLGYPVEGLIVASPSNPAGTMLGADELRRLATYCRDKGIRLVSDEIYHGICYEGAAASALAVTDQALVINSFSKYFSMTGWRLGWMVVPDDLARSIECLSQNLFISPPSLSQHAACAVFGCTEELDANVARYARNRALLLEELPKAGFDRLAPADGAFYVYADISAMTDDSEAFCRRMLAETGIAATPGVDFDRDRGHHFMRFSFAGSTDDMTEAVKRLKAWQ; encoded by the coding sequence ATGTCACTGAAAATAGCAAAGCGGGGAGCCATCTCCCCGTTCATCGTCATGGAAGTCATGCGTGCCGCGGCCGAGCGGGAAGCCGCCGGCGGCGACGTGCTCCACCTGGAGGTCGGGCAGCCGTCCACCGGGGCGCCGGCGGCGGTGATCGAAGCCGCCAAGAAAGCGCTCGACGGCGACAGGCTGGGATACACCGATGCGCTGGGCATCCCGCCGCTGCGCTCCGCCATCGCGCGGTTCTACCACGACCGCTACGGCCTGCCGGTGCCGGAGCGGCGCGTGGTCGTCACGACTGGGTCGTCGGCCGGGTTCCTGCTCGGCTTCCTGGCGGCGTTCGAGCCGGGCGACCGGGTCGCCATGGCGGCCCCGAGCTATCCGGCCTACCGCAACATCCTGATGGCGCTGGGCATCGTCCCGATCGAAATGCCCGCCGGGCCGGAAACCCGGTTCCAGCCGACGGTCGAACTGCTGGAAGGGCTGGGGTACCCGGTGGAAGGCCTGATCGTCGCCAGCCCGTCCAACCCGGCGGGCACCATGCTGGGGGCTGACGAGCTGCGCCGGCTGGCGACCTACTGCCGCGACAAGGGCATCCGGCTGGTCTCGGACGAGATCTATCACGGCATCTGCTACGAGGGGGCCGCCGCGTCGGCGCTGGCGGTGACCGACCAGGCACTGGTGATCAACAGCTTCTCCAAGTACTTTTCCATGACGGGCTGGCGGCTGGGCTGGATGGTCGTGCCCGACGACCTGGCCCGCTCGATCGAGTGCCTGAGCCAGAATCTGTTCATCTCCCCGCCCAGCCTGTCGCAGCACGCGGCCTGCGCGGTGTTCGGCTGCACGGAAGAGCTGGACGCCAACGTCGCCCGCTACGCCCGCAACCGCGCGCTTCTGCTGGAGGAATTGCCGAAGGCCGGATTCGACCGGCTGGCCCCGGCGGACGGCGCGTTCTACGTCTACGCCGACATTTCGGCGATGACCGACGACAGCGAGGCGTTCTGCCGCCGCATGTTGGCCGAGACCGGCATCGCGGCGACCCCGGGCGTGGATTTCGACCGCGACCGCGGCCACCATTTCATGCGCTTCTCCTTCGCCGGCTCGACCGACGACATGACCGAAGCCGTGAAGCGGCTGAAGGCTTGGCAGTGA
- the accC gene encoding acetyl-CoA carboxylase biotin carboxylase subunit, which translates to MFEKVLIANRGEIALRIHRACREMGIQTVAVHSTADADAMHVRLADEAVCIGPASARESYLNIPAILTAATITGADAIHPGIGFMSENAQFARMVEEHGFTFIGPTPEHIRIMGDKVTAKKTVLELGLPVVPGSSGPVDTLEEAVEVAERTGYPVLIKAAAGGGGKGMKVAYSADQLREAYQLARGEARAAFGNDQVYMERYLSRPRHIEIQLLGDMHGNAVHFGERDCSVQRRHQKVIEEAPSPALNATQRAFIGDLAARTTAQLGYRGVGTMEFLFEDGEFYFIEMNTRLQVEHTITEMITGIDLVREQIRIATGAPLGYAQDDIRFHGHAIECRVNAEHPETFVPSPGRIDGYHAPGGLGVRVDSALYDGYRVPPHYDSLIAKLVVHGTTRNECMMRLRRALEEFVIGGVDTSLPLHRRIIAETNFINGDYDIHWLEQLMKLK; encoded by the coding sequence TTGTTCGAAAAGGTTCTGATCGCCAACCGAGGCGAAATCGCGCTCCGCATCCACCGCGCCTGCCGCGAGATGGGGATCCAGACCGTCGCCGTCCATTCCACGGCCGACGCCGACGCCATGCATGTGCGGCTCGCCGACGAGGCGGTCTGCATCGGTCCGGCATCGGCCCGCGAGAGCTACCTGAACATCCCGGCGATCCTGACGGCCGCGACCATCACCGGCGCCGATGCCATCCATCCCGGCATCGGCTTCATGTCCGAGAACGCCCAGTTCGCCCGGATGGTGGAGGAGCACGGCTTCACCTTCATCGGCCCGACGCCCGAGCATATCCGCATCATGGGCGACAAGGTCACCGCCAAGAAGACGGTGCTGGAACTGGGGCTTCCGGTGGTGCCCGGCTCGTCCGGCCCGGTCGACACGCTGGAGGAGGCGGTCGAGGTCGCCGAGCGCACCGGCTATCCGGTGCTGATCAAGGCGGCGGCCGGCGGCGGCGGCAAGGGCATGAAGGTGGCCTATTCGGCCGACCAGCTGAGGGAGGCCTACCAGCTCGCCCGCGGCGAGGCGCGCGCCGCCTTCGGCAACGACCAGGTCTACATGGAGCGGTACCTGTCCCGGCCGCGCCATATCGAGATCCAGCTCCTGGGCGACATGCACGGCAACGCCGTCCATTTCGGCGAGCGTGACTGCTCGGTCCAGCGGCGGCACCAGAAGGTGATCGAGGAAGCGCCCTCGCCGGCGCTGAACGCGACCCAGCGGGCCTTCATCGGCGACCTCGCCGCCCGCACCACCGCGCAGCTCGGATACCGCGGCGTCGGCACCATGGAGTTCCTGTTCGAGGACGGCGAGTTCTACTTCATCGAGATGAACACCCGCCTGCAGGTCGAGCACACGATCACCGAGATGATCACCGGCATCGACCTGGTCCGCGAGCAGATCCGCATCGCGACCGGCGCGCCGCTGGGCTACGCCCAGGACGACATCCGCTTCCACGGCCACGCGATCGAATGCCGCGTGAACGCCGAGCACCCGGAGACCTTCGTCCCCTCCCCCGGCCGGATCGACGGCTACCATGCGCCGGGCGGGCTCGGCGTGCGGGTGGACAGCGCGCTCTACGACGGCTATCGCGTGCCGCCGCACTATGACAGCCTGATCGCCAAGCTCGTGGTCCACGGCACCACGCGCAACGAATGCATGATGCGCCTGCGCCGCGCGCTGGAGGAGTTCGTGATCGGCGGCGTCGACACCAGCCTGCCGCTGCACCGCCGGATCATCGCCGAGACCAACTTCATCAACGGCGACTACGACATCCACTGGCTGGAACAGCTGATGAAGCTGAAATAG
- the maiA gene encoding maleylacetoacetate isomerase — protein MKLFGYFRSSAAYRVRIALNLKGLEVDHRFVHLRKGEQSAPEYGALNPQGMVPLLIDGPHVLTQSLAIIEYLEETNPEPSLLPKHPIERARVRAIAQAIACDIHPLNNLRVLRYLVGPMKASDEAKNEWYRHWVVEGLTALERTLTPAAGTGTFCHGDQPTLADVCLVPQVYNAERADIDLSPFPRIMKIVSACRELRAFQDADPAKQADAE, from the coding sequence ATGAAGCTTTTTGGTTATTTCCGGTCGTCGGCGGCCTACCGGGTTCGAATCGCCCTTAATCTGAAAGGGCTTGAAGTCGACCATCGGTTCGTCCACCTCCGCAAGGGGGAGCAGTCCGCGCCCGAATATGGCGCGCTGAACCCGCAGGGCATGGTTCCCCTGCTGATCGACGGCCCGCACGTCCTGACCCAGTCGCTCGCCATCATCGAGTACCTGGAAGAAACCAATCCCGAGCCGAGCCTGCTGCCCAAGCACCCGATCGAACGGGCGCGCGTACGCGCCATCGCCCAGGCGATCGCGTGCGACATACACCCGCTGAACAACCTCCGTGTCCTGCGCTACCTGGTCGGGCCGATGAAGGCTTCCGACGAGGCGAAGAACGAGTGGTACAGGCACTGGGTCGTCGAGGGACTGACGGCCCTGGAGCGGACCCTGACGCCGGCCGCCGGGACCGGCACCTTCTGCCACGGCGACCAGCCGACCTTGGCGGACGTATGCCTGGTGCCCCAGGTCTACAATGCCGAGCGCGCCGACATCGACCTGTCGCCCTTTCCGCGGATCATGAAGATCGTGTCCGCCTGCCGGGAGCTTCGCGCGTTCCAGGACGCCGATCCGGCCAAGCAGGCCGACGCCGAGTGA
- a CDS encoding DsbA family protein, which yields MHRPAFLPRLFAAAALSALVGLAPPTGAQAQQPALDTPAGKAAIEQIVRDYLLAHPEVLVESLTAFQERQEAAQAEAQRGALVSRQEELFRNPASPVAGNPQGDVTLVEFFDYQCGYCKAVHADVRRLLESDGKLRLVYKEFPILGPASLTASRAALAAHRQGKYDALHAALMENRGQLDDDKIFRIANSVGLDMERLKKDMESPEIQETLQRNMRLASELNIRGTPAFVVGDQIIPGAVGLDRLKELVAAGRAG from the coding sequence ATGCACCGCCCAGCATTCCTGCCCCGCCTGTTCGCCGCAGCCGCCCTGTCGGCCCTGGTCGGCCTCGCGCCACCGACAGGCGCGCAGGCCCAACAGCCGGCGCTCGATACGCCCGCGGGCAAGGCGGCGATCGAGCAGATCGTGCGCGACTACCTGCTCGCCCATCCCGAGGTTCTGGTCGAATCGCTGACGGCTTTCCAGGAGCGGCAGGAGGCCGCGCAGGCGGAGGCCCAGCGCGGCGCGCTGGTCAGCCGCCAGGAGGAGTTGTTCCGCAATCCGGCCTCGCCGGTCGCCGGCAACCCCCAGGGCGACGTGACGCTGGTGGAGTTCTTCGATTACCAGTGCGGCTACTGCAAGGCGGTCCATGCCGATGTCCGCCGTCTGCTGGAGTCCGACGGCAAGCTTCGGCTGGTCTACAAGGAGTTCCCGATCCTCGGCCCGGCATCGCTGACCGCTTCTCGGGCGGCGCTGGCGGCCCACCGCCAGGGCAAGTACGACGCCCTGCACGCGGCGCTGATGGAGAACCGCGGACAGCTCGACGACGACAAGATCTTCCGCATCGCCAATTCCGTCGGGCTGGACATGGAGCGCCTGAAGAAGGACATGGAGTCGCCGGAGATCCAGGAGACGCTCCAGCGGAACATGCGGCTCGCCAGCGAACTGAACATCCGCGGCACGCCGGCCTTCGTGGTCGGGGACCAGATCATCCCCGGGGCCGTGGGCCTCGACCGCTTGAAGGAACTGGTCGCCGCAGGGCGCGCCGGCTGA
- the accB gene encoding acetyl-CoA carboxylase biotin carboxyl carrier protein — translation MATFDIDGELVRKLAGLLDETGLTEIEFAEGEKRIRVTKGGGTPAFFSHAPAGTAPAPAAAAAPTSAPAALGVSSHPGALTSPMVGTAYTSPEPGAAPFVRVGDTVKAGQTVLIIEAMKVMNPIKAPKAGTIAQVLVEDAQPVEFGEVLLIIE, via the coding sequence ATGGCGACTTTCGACATCGATGGTGAACTGGTCCGCAAGCTCGCGGGCCTGCTGGACGAAACGGGGCTGACCGAGATCGAGTTCGCCGAAGGCGAGAAGCGCATCCGGGTCACCAAGGGCGGCGGCACGCCGGCGTTCTTCTCCCATGCCCCGGCCGGCACCGCTCCCGCCCCCGCGGCGGCTGCGGCCCCGACATCGGCTCCGGCCGCCCTCGGCGTGTCGAGCCACCCCGGGGCGCTGACCTCGCCGATGGTCGGCACCGCCTATACCTCGCCGGAGCCGGGTGCCGCTCCGTTCGTGCGCGTCGGCGACACGGTCAAGGCCGGCCAGACCGTGCTGATCATCGAGGCGATGAAGGTGATGAACCCGATCAAGGCCCCGAAGGCCGGGACGATCGCCCAGGTTCTCGTCGAGGATGCCCAGCCGGTCGAGTTCGGCGAAGTCCTCCTGATCATCGAATAA
- the aroQ gene encoding type II 3-dehydroquinate dehydratase — MAIEPSVLILNGPNLNMLGVREPAIYGTETLDDIEALCLEHAESLNIAIDFRQSNIEGELVSWIQQARGEHDGIILNAAAYTHTSVAIMDALSVTELPVVEVHLSNVFRREAFRHHSYVSPVAKGVICGFGAHGYLLALDALARLIDADMNDGN; from the coding sequence TTGGCGATCGAGCCCTCAGTCCTGATCCTCAACGGCCCAAACCTGAACATGCTCGGCGTCCGTGAGCCGGCCATCTACGGGACGGAGACCCTCGACGACATCGAGGCGCTGTGCCTGGAGCATGCCGAGTCGCTGAACATCGCGATCGATTTCCGGCAGTCCAACATCGAAGGCGAGTTGGTCTCCTGGATCCAGCAGGCCCGCGGCGAGCATGACGGCATCATCCTGAACGCGGCGGCCTACACGCACACCTCGGTCGCGATCATGGACGCCCTCTCGGTCACCGAGCTTCCGGTTGTCGAGGTGCATCTGAGCAATGTTTTCCGGCGCGAGGCCTTCCGCCACCACTCCTATGTGTCGCCTGTCGCGAAGGGTGTCATCTGCGGCTTCGGCGCGCATGGCTATCTCCTCGCGCTGGACGCGTTGGCGCGGCTGATCGATGCCGACATGAATGACGGGAACTGA
- a CDS encoding M48 family metalloprotease, which produces MVKIRILAAAFSALALVVVSAAPAEAQQRRLQFIRDAEIEHIIRTYAGPIFEASGINGDSVEIALVKDSSLNAFVAGGMNLFIHTGLLQESENPDELIGVIAHEIGHIAGGHLIRTQEAMEGASAQAILSALLGIGAALATGEAGAGAAILGGGQEMARRSYLAYSRAQESTADQAALGYMDQAGVSARGLLNFLEKLAGQDLRPTDRQDAFVRTHPLTQDRIESVRYHVEHSRVSDRKAPAEFVEMHARMKAKLMGFIQPQIALHRYRDSDTEVAPRYGRAIALYQRGDIRQALPLIDQLIKEEPDNPFFHELKGQVLLENSRVAESIAPYRKAVELLPDSALLRSSLAHALVETNDDSLLDEALKHLKAAAAKEPRTPFTWRLIATVYGRENQQGMLSYALAEEAMARGDRAVARFHAEKAENQLPAGSPGWIRAQDIRTATERLPTR; this is translated from the coding sequence GTGGTCAAGATTCGTATCCTCGCCGCGGCGTTTTCGGCCTTAGCATTGGTGGTGGTTTCGGCCGCGCCGGCGGAAGCGCAGCAGCGTCGCCTCCAGTTCATCCGCGACGCCGAGATCGAACATATCATCCGCACTTACGCGGGGCCAATCTTCGAAGCTTCCGGGATCAACGGGGACAGCGTCGAGATCGCGCTGGTCAAGGACAGCTCCCTGAACGCCTTCGTGGCGGGCGGCATGAACCTGTTCATCCATACCGGCCTGCTTCAGGAAAGCGAAAACCCGGACGAGCTGATCGGCGTGATCGCGCACGAGATCGGCCATATCGCCGGCGGCCATTTGATCCGGACGCAGGAGGCGATGGAGGGGGCCTCGGCCCAGGCCATCCTGTCGGCGCTGCTCGGCATCGGCGCCGCGCTGGCGACCGGCGAGGCGGGCGCTGGCGCCGCCATCCTCGGCGGTGGGCAGGAAATGGCCCGGCGCTCCTACCTGGCCTACAGCAGGGCACAGGAAAGCACGGCGGACCAGGCGGCGCTCGGCTACATGGACCAGGCGGGCGTCTCCGCCCGCGGACTGCTCAACTTCCTGGAAAAGCTGGCCGGACAGGACCTGCGGCCGACCGACCGCCAGGACGCCTTCGTCCGCACCCACCCGCTGACCCAGGACCGGATCGAGAGCGTCCGCTACCATGTCGAGCATTCCCGCGTGTCGGACCGAAAGGCCCCGGCCGAGTTCGTCGAGATGCACGCCCGGATGAAGGCCAAGCTGATGGGCTTCATCCAGCCCCAGATCGCCCTTCACCGCTACCGCGACTCCGACACCGAGGTGGCGCCCCGCTACGGCCGGGCGATCGCGCTGTACCAGCGCGGCGACATCAGGCAGGCGCTCCCCCTGATCGACCAGCTCATCAAGGAGGAGCCCGACAACCCGTTCTTCCACGAATTGAAGGGACAGGTGCTGCTGGAGAACAGCCGGGTGGCGGAATCGATCGCACCCTACCGGAAGGCGGTCGAGCTGCTGCCGGATTCGGCGCTGCTGCGCAGTTCCCTGGCCCATGCCCTGGTCGAGACCAACGACGACTCGCTGCTCGACGAGGCATTGAAGCACCTGAAGGCCGCGGCCGCGAAGGAGCCGCGCACCCCCTTCACCTGGCGCCTGATCGCCACCGTCTATGGCCGCGAGAACCAGCAAGGCATGCTGTCATACGCCCTGGCCGAAGAGGCCATGGCGCGCGGCGACCGGGCAGTCGCGCGGTTCCATGCGGAGAAGGCGGAGAACCAGCTCCCCGCCGGATCGCCCGGCTGGATCCGCGCCCAGGATATCCGGACCGCCACCGAGCGTCTGCCGACACGCTGA
- a CDS encoding MarR family winged helix-turn-helix transcriptional regulator gives MTAHPAEMEVATANRLDPRTDARQPDEDLTRDLPAAPALILEDYLPYRLSVLSNTVSRALARLYEQRFGLTVAEWRIMAVLARFGPLSANAVCDRTAMDKVQVSRAVARAVDGGLVDRGIDSVDRRRSVLTLTAKGRGIHDQIVPLAANLQTHLLASLTAEENVQLYDMLARLHARARELHGPQDEE, from the coding sequence ATGACCGCTCACCCTGCCGAGATGGAAGTCGCGACCGCGAACCGGTTGGACCCGAGAACCGATGCCAGGCAGCCCGACGAGGACCTGACCCGCGACCTGCCGGCCGCTCCGGCCCTGATCCTGGAGGATTACCTGCCCTACCGGCTATCGGTGCTGTCCAACACCGTCAGCCGGGCGCTCGCCCGCCTTTACGAGCAGCGATTCGGGCTCACCGTCGCGGAGTGGCGGATCATGGCCGTCCTGGCGCGGTTCGGCCCGCTGTCGGCCAACGCGGTCTGCGACCGCACCGCGATGGACAAGGTGCAGGTCAGCCGGGCCGTCGCCCGCGCCGTGGACGGCGGGCTGGTCGACCGCGGCATCGACTCGGTGGACCGGCGCCGGTCGGTGCTCACCCTGACCGCCAAGGGACGCGGAATCCACGACCAGATCGTGCCCCTGGCGGCGAACCTCCAGACCCATCTGCTGGCATCGCTGACAGCCGAGGAGAACGTCCAGCTCTACGACATGCTGGCCCGACTCCATGCCCGGGCGCGGGAGCTGCACGGCCCCCAGGACGAGGAGTAA
- the hmpA gene encoding NO-inducible flavohemoprotein, translating into MLSAKTVQVVKATVPALKDKGLDITRRMYQILFRNEEIRDLFNQSHHGETGSQPRSLALAVLAYAENIDRLEALGPMVERIAQKHVALSILPEHYPHVGTALLQAIRDVLGPAATDEIMDAWAEAYGFLADVLIGRERVIYGEQVAQPGGWTGYRDFVIDRVTTESDIIKSFYLKPADGGALMAFKPGQYLTFRFDLPGHGSVVRNYSLSCAPGTDHYRISVKREPAPAGNPAAGPGLVSGYLHDHGGPGTVLKVAAPAGDFFLDDPVAERPVVLLSGGVGLTPMVSMLDSIVAAGAGRPTLFVHGTRSGAHHAMKDHVRAVAASHPGVKAVTFYEQPGPQDVPGRDFDHAGMITPEWLGRIVPHTDADFYFCGPKPFMRLLARTLTDLGVDRDRLHYEFFGPADELYA; encoded by the coding sequence ATGCTGTCAGCGAAAACGGTCCAGGTGGTCAAGGCGACCGTCCCGGCGCTCAAGGACAAGGGGCTGGATATCACCCGCAGGATGTACCAGATCCTGTTCCGGAACGAGGAGATCAGGGATCTCTTCAACCAGTCCCACCATGGCGAGACCGGATCGCAGCCCAGGTCGCTGGCACTGGCCGTGCTGGCCTACGCCGAGAACATCGATCGGCTGGAGGCGCTTGGCCCGATGGTGGAGCGCATCGCCCAGAAGCATGTGGCCCTGAGCATCCTTCCCGAGCACTATCCCCATGTCGGGACGGCGCTGCTCCAGGCGATCCGCGACGTGCTCGGCCCCGCCGCCACCGACGAGATCATGGACGCCTGGGCGGAAGCCTACGGGTTCCTGGCCGACGTGCTGATCGGCCGCGAACGGGTGATCTACGGCGAACAGGTGGCCCAGCCGGGCGGCTGGACCGGCTACCGCGACTTCGTGATCGACCGCGTCACGACCGAAAGCGACATCATCAAGTCGTTCTACCTGAAGCCCGCCGACGGGGGCGCCCTGATGGCTTTCAAACCCGGTCAGTACCTGACCTTCCGCTTCGACCTGCCGGGCCACGGCTCCGTGGTCCGGAACTACAGCCTGTCCTGCGCTCCCGGGACCGACCATTACCGCATCAGCGTGAAGCGCGAGCCGGCGCCGGCCGGCAATCCCGCAGCCGGGCCGGGCCTGGTTTCCGGTTACCTGCACGACCACGGAGGCCCCGGCACCGTGCTGAAGGTCGCGGCCCCGGCCGGCGACTTCTTCCTGGACGACCCGGTGGCGGAACGCCCGGTGGTCCTGCTGAGCGGCGGCGTCGGCCTGACCCCCATGGTCAGCATGCTCGACAGCATCGTCGCCGCCGGCGCCGGGCGACCGACCCTGTTCGTCCACGGAACCCGATCAGGCGCCCACCATGCCATGAAGGACCATGTCAGGGCGGTCGCCGCCAGCCATCCCGGCGTCAAGGCCGTGACCTTCTATGAGCAGCCCGGCCCGCAGGACGTACCCGGCCGCGACTTCGACCATGCCGGCATGATCACCCCGGAATGGCTGGGCCGGATCGTGCCGCACACGGACGCAGATTTCTATTTCTGCGGTCCCAAGCCCTTCATGAGGCTGCTGGCCCGAACGCTGACCGATCTCGGCGTGGATCGGGACCGCCTGCACTACGAGTTCTTCGGTCCGGCGGACGAACTCTACGCCTGA
- a CDS encoding gamma-glutamyltransferase translates to MRVGAHQVNAGVAADEPRATVIGRDILAQGGNAVDAATAMGLAMAVTLPTRVGLGGGGICVVHDAATKQTRTLDFLPRSPNGGQVAVPAMLRGLATLHAAHGKMRWEQLVAPAEAKARFETQISRALARDLQVFGDVAGDDAEARRLYLPNGPQPPGEGQKLEQPDLAGVLAQVRQRGAGVFYTGQLGARIAESVGLDAATLASYQSQWRGTAEVRHGNEVMHFAAPPEGAPAADSLRAALEAPSGGRNAGLVRALEKVEPEGPPTAGLVTFDPFGQAVACTFSVGAPMGTGKMIPGTGILQAAATGARGIGGPAILVNPNLNQPRFAGSAGLIGVGVGEEGAGAAPAALVNVALRTLEQDMNALDAVTAPRLAPDPAGGTLIEETAERPASRETSGVQGEIYGVQALGRVNLVSCKVNRNDGSRSCSAATDPRGFGLASSIQ, encoded by the coding sequence ATGCGCGTCGGTGCCCACCAGGTGAATGCGGGGGTCGCGGCGGACGAACCGCGGGCCACGGTCATCGGCCGTGACATCCTGGCGCAGGGCGGCAACGCGGTCGATGCGGCGACCGCCATGGGGCTCGCGATGGCGGTGACCCTGCCGACCCGCGTCGGGCTGGGCGGCGGCGGGATCTGCGTCGTCCACGACGCGGCCACCAAGCAGACCCGCACCCTGGATTTCCTGCCCAGGTCCCCGAACGGCGGACAGGTCGCGGTGCCGGCCATGCTGCGCGGGCTGGCGACCCTGCACGCGGCCCACGGCAAGATGCGCTGGGAGCAGCTGGTCGCGCCGGCGGAGGCGAAGGCCCGGTTCGAGACCCAGATATCCCGCGCGCTGGCCCGCGACCTCCAGGTGTTCGGCGACGTCGCCGGCGACGATGCCGAGGCCCGGCGCCTGTACCTGCCCAACGGTCCCCAGCCGCCCGGCGAGGGGCAGAAGCTGGAGCAGCCCGATCTCGCCGGCGTGCTGGCCCAGGTGCGCCAGCGCGGCGCCGGCGTCTTCTACACCGGGCAGCTGGGCGCCCGGATCGCCGAGAGCGTCGGGCTCGACGCCGCCACCCTGGCGTCCTACCAATCCCAGTGGCGCGGCACCGCCGAGGTCAGGCACGGCAACGAGGTGATGCATTTCGCGGCGCCGCCGGAAGGAGCGCCGGCCGCCGACTCCCTGAGGGCGGCGCTGGAGGCCCCGTCCGGCGGGCGCAACGCCGGGCTGGTCCGCGCGCTGGAGAAGGTCGAGCCCGAGGGGCCGCCGACGGCGGGCCTGGTGACGTTCGACCCGTTCGGTCAGGCGGTCGCCTGCACCTTCTCGGTCGGTGCCCCGATGGGGACGGGGAAGATGATCCCGGGTACCGGCATCCTCCAGGCCGCGGCGACCGGCGCGCGCGGGATCGGCGGTCCGGCGATCCTGGTCAACCCCAACCTGAACCAGCCCCGCTTCGCCGGCAGTGCCGGCCTGATCGGCGTCGGCGTCGGGGAGGAAGGGGCGGGCGCCGCTCCGGCCGCCCTGGTCAACGTGGCGCTCCGGACCCTGGAGCAGGATATGAACGCGCTCGACGCGGTGACGGCACCCCGGCTGGCGCCCGATCCCGCCGGCGGGACCCTGATCGAGGAGACCGCCGAACGGCCGGCCAGCCGCGAGACGTCAGGCGTCCAGGGCGAGATCTACGGCGTCCAGGCGCTCGGCCGGGTCAATCTGGTGAGCTGCAAGGTCAATCGAAACGACGGCAGCAGGTCCTGTTCCGCGGCGACCGACCCGCGCGGGTTCGGCCTCGCTTCCAGCATCCAATAG